One stretch of Marinobacterium iners DNA includes these proteins:
- a CDS encoding peroxidase-related enzyme (This protein belongs to a clade of uncharacterized proteins related to peroxidases such as the alkylhydroperoxidase AhpD.) — translation MSQPDHITALELPIPERHQLPEDVQKYFGKCDEKLGLIPNVLQAYSQNMAQFDVFTRFYNELMFGESELSPLEREMIAVVVSSHNGCFYCMTAHGAAVREYSGNPTLGELMVMNYRVADLEPRQRAMLDFAHKLTVTPAEILESDRQALRDAGFSERGIWDIANIAGFYNMTNRVASAVDMQPNPEYHGRFR, via the coding sequence ATGTCTCAGCCCGATCATATTACCGCGCTCGAACTGCCGATCCCCGAGCGACACCAACTGCCGGAAGACGTACAGAAATACTTTGGCAAGTGTGATGAAAAACTGGGATTGATACCTAATGTTTTACAGGCCTACAGCCAAAACATGGCTCAGTTTGATGTTTTCACTCGCTTTTATAACGAGTTGATGTTTGGTGAAAGTGAGCTCAGCCCACTGGAACGAGAAATGATCGCCGTCGTCGTCTCATCACATAATGGCTGCTTTTACTGCATGACAGCCCACGGTGCCGCAGTACGTGAATACTCGGGTAACCCGACCCTGGGTGAATTGATGGTGATGAACTATCGCGTTGCCGACCTTGAGCCACGTCAGCGTGCCATGCTCGACTTTGCCCATAAACTGACCGTAACCCCTGCCGAGATCCTGGAATCGGATCGGCAAGCACTGCGTGATGCGGGTTTCAGCGAGCGTGGCATTTGGGATATTGCCAATATTGCCGGTTTCTACAACATGACCAACCGCGTTGCGAGCGCGGTGGACATGCAGCCAAACCCTGAATACCACGGACGATTCCGCTAA